The genomic interval aaatgggGCGGAAATGGGAAAGCCTCAAAAtgtgaaaaagagaaaaaaggcAAAAGAGGTGTTTTGCTTCCCTTGATACCTGACTCTTGCTCCGCCCTTAAATACCATCAGATGATACAAAATGTGTTAATGGAGGGcttccctccctccctccttGCTAAGGTTGTTGGGATGCAGGTGAGAGAGCTCCATCCGATCTACGTGCAGCTGAGCCATTAACTGAAGACTTGTCTGATCCACGGACATTGTACTTCTCGTACACTTTCTCGCGATTCTCGGACCACCAAATTTCTGCTTGGTGCTCTCCAAATCTTCTGCGGCTGCACATGCGTTTACATATTGTTAGAGCAATCTTTTCATGAAAATAAGGAAtgaaataatttatatttggGCCACACAACCCTTGGTCTCTAGACAAGAGAATGATCAGATTAGAAGCCGGACGCAAAGAGGTACTCAACGATGATGAACCATAAAATAGATATCCAAGATTACCTGAAGCGCACTCGTTTGAGATCTCTAGTTCCATCACGGAGAGCCACAAGAGTTATGTAAACACCAGGCTCATATTGTTCGATCCATTCTGCCTCAACCGCATTACCACTAACGGCCAAAGCAGGATTCCTGGATCTCGTGCCATTCTCCCCATCTTGGGAAGGCCCAGAATCCTTGCCATCAACAGTCACTGACAGATTACTAACTGACTGAAATGATCCGCCACCATTGGACAGCCTATCTACAGCATTTACCATCCCGTTGGAGGTCACCAGCTCTCTATTGTGTTGTGGGTTGGTTTCATTCGTGCCTACGGAATCCCTGGGTGAATGAGTATGCCCTTGACTTCCATTtactgtatttgagtcaattcccatggaggaaattaagtaagaATTGCTCATTGAACTTGATCTTGAGTGGTTATCTCCATCTGGATTATGAATGCCATTTGGCTCCAAGCCATTAGATGGATATGCCTGCTTTATACTCTCAGTATCATAAACCCCAGGTGGCAGCCTTTCAGCCAAATCCTTGAGCTGAAATTATTATAGATGATAATCACTACGACAGCCAGCATATATTAAAAATCATCTGAAGTTCAAAGTATACGCCAAATCTGAAAAACTCATGTATGGCCTGTAATTGCTAGAGCTTCATTTATAGATGAAAACTTAAGATAAACCATGGGTATATCAGTCATGTCTATTCTTCTCTGAATAGAGTTACTTATATTTGATTCAACAGTTAAATAAGACCAGCTAAATGTACTGTTTACCCAATAATCACACAACTGAAGACCACTAATGAACTCAGAAACATAAGAGTATATAAAGCAATGACCTGTGCGGTTAGTGACTTTATAACTTCTTTGGCCGCTTTAGATTTCGCAGCTTCCTCAGCAGCCACTGCCATAGCTTCTTGTGCTTTCTTTGTTGAATTCTGAAGCTCTACTTCTTGAAGTTCACATCTCTGTCTCAGACTATCAACCTTTCCatatatttaggaaaaaaatgttataatataaaaattataatgacTCAAGCATGAAAGGCCCTAATCGTCCGAGGACTAAAAAGTATTAACAAAAAGTCCGGCATAAATATAGCTTTATACCTGTGAACGTAACTTTAGCACTTCCTGGTTCAAAAGCTCATTAGTTTTCTTCAAACTATCTGCGATACTTTTTGAGAAGGAAAGTCCAGATGTTGTAGGAACAGGAGTTGCAAAACGAGGAGGGCTTGGTCTCCTTGAGAATGGTGACACAGACCTCGAACTTACTCCAGATGGTGTTGTAAGGACTGGTTTGGGAACTGTTCGTCTCAGATCAACAGCAGCTGACATAACTACATCCTTTAATTGCAACAGCGAAGGTGTCTGAGAAGAGCGAACAAGGGAGAATGTCTCAGCTTTCTTTCCTTGCTTGGCTGCTTTGCTGTCCAATTGCTTTATCAAATCCACGTTTGAAGGTACAGCAGACTTGTATAATCTTATGTCAGCCTTGTCCAATCTGTCTTTGTTCTCACCAGACAAGCGAGGTACAACATTCTTTCTATTATTACTACCAGGTTCTAACACCTTGTTCAATTTCACATAACAAGAATCACAAACTCGATATGGTTTACCAGGATTAGGAGACAGTGCTGCTCTTGTTGCTTTTCTGGAACTACATGAATGGCAGTGCACGAGTCCACAATTATAGCAATTATGCCTTTTCCTTGTAAATCCAAAAGCCTGTCTGCAAGCAGAGCACTGTGACTGCTCAGCACCAGATACCCATTTGTGAAGACATATAGCTGCTGTATAGTGTGAACCACACCCAATGTATTTCACATGTCTATCCTTTAAACCTTCAACCATAGTAGGTGTCTTTCGATCCTCAATATCACCATGCCCCAACCTCCCATTAGCGCCTTTTCCCCATGTATAAACTTCATTTCTAGATGTCAAAACTGCTACATGATATGCACCACAAGCAATTTCTTCAATACATTCCCCAGAAAGTTTGTCATCCACCAAGCAAGGTAGTTTTCCATCAGAATTGGGATTACCGAGCTGACCATAAACAGTACTACCCATTGTAAATACATGCCCTGATGTTGTCAAACCAACAGTTAAACTGTGTCCGCAAGCAATTTTGTGAAAATTGTAATCAATAAGGGCTGGAACGCATGTTGGTTTAAGACGGGCTTCCTTGTCACCATGTCCAAGACGATTCTTATCTCCATCACCCCAAGTAAACAATTTACCTGATGAAATACTGGCACTAGATTGTGTTGCAATAACCTCCACTACAGCAGCAGTGTGCCATACCCCACATGCAACAGCAATTGTCCTCAACCCTGATAGGGAATCTACTTCTCTCGGACATGAAACATTTTCTCTGTCTCCATGGCCTAAGACGCCAAATGTTCCATCGCCAAATGTAAAAAGTTTCCCATTTGATGTCACCAAGGCTGTATGCCATGGACCACAAGATACAGAAGCAACTTGAAGTCCCTCTAGAGGACCTGAAATTCTCCTTGGTATCCAGTGACTGACATCAGAACCATGACCAAGCAGCCCAGCATTGTGTGTACCATCTCCCCATGTATAAAGCTCCCCAGCCATTGTAACAGCACAACTATGAAATTCTCCACATGCCGCAAAATCAACACTAGTAGCTGCCAAAGATTCAACTAGACAAGGCTGCGCAACATCCTTCCCCACACCATGGCCGAGTCGTCCCCCAGATTCTTCACCCCATGTAAAAACTTCACCTTGTCTTGTGACCAAGGCTGCATGCTTGACCCCACAGGCTATATGATGTACATCTAAAACAACATTGCACTCTAATGGCCTAGGAACAAGCACATCTGCCCGGGGACTCGAATAACTTACATTTTTATCAGCTCCAATCTTAACAACACTATCACAAATGACCTCACCCCATATGTACACATCACCTAGAGCATCACAATCATCGGGTGCAGAACCATGACTTGAAGTGCTGGGAGCACTTGAAACACTTACTCGAAATGCATCTGAACTGGATCCTTTTACCTGCATATTTGTCTGGTCTGATGCTACATGCGACCTTTCAGAGACCGGAGAATTGTCAGGCAGCAAACTATTCGGTGAAGTATGTGATTTGAAATTGACAGAAATCTCAGGAGAGCCAATATCCCGTGTACCACTAATAGAACTATCACTAGGGCTATTTGATGTCAAGTCTTTGCTATCCTGAAATTGATTTAACAAGGGGCATTATAAGAAACCACCTATTTAACAGCTGGATTACAAAAATATAACAGAGCATACAGTAACCAAACTTTCAACAGAAACTGCATGCATATGtagtgtgtgcgtgtgtgttGAGAAAATCAATTCATGCAAATCCCACAACAACTTACATCAACTACATCATAAAGATAAAGATAGTTGGATAAAACTCATTTATAAGAGATCTGCAActtcagaaaagaaaaaatataataaaaggaAAGAGGAGCTAAAATCAACAACTTAACCAGTTATCTACTAAATTAAGTTGATAGACGTGAATTTCTTTTTGGGAAAAGATTGATTAATAAAAGTGTCCAAGGCATTATGTGTCCCAACTGCAGCTAAACAGTTCCGTGAACAGCATATTTATGCATATAATCCTGAACAACATACAAAGTATAAAAGATAAAGGTTTCAATCAATGTATGTAAATTACATCAAGGTATAATCCTCCATCACTCCATCCATCTATTTTGGAGCGACCACCTCTGCCAGAGGATATAAGTGATTTGACGCCAGCAATCCACACTTCTGCCTCAACTTTATCCTTGCAgatctaaaaagaaaaaataaatgttattatttttattaataattCTCGAATTAACAACAATGAAGGTACAGCTCAAATATTAAACTTTGGCCACTAACCAGATCAAGGGACCTCTTTCCGTtattatatataagagaaaaGGATAAATAGTCTTTCTCAGGACGCAGATATCGTTGGAAAACGGCCTGTCATAAATTTGTGAAAATGTCAAATAGTATGAGAGCATCTATAAGACTTACTAAGTCACATTGGTCAAACACTCAAACATAGTAAAGCATCAAGTATATGAgtaatatatcaaattattcaaatatattaattttttttaaaatggcATGGGATCTCACAGTTCTTTGTCCAGGAATAATTCTCGAGACAGAAGCTAACTTCAAATTTCTTTCTCCACTACTCGAAACCCAGATCAAAGATGATTCGTCCTGCCATTATGAAAAATAGCTGTAAGTGGAAAGTGAGGCATTTGAAGAGTAAACAGAGGATCAAATTACAGTAGACACAACCACAAGTCATGACAACACACTGGCCCAACATGAGTTTTAACTAATCATTATGTCAAAACATAAAAAGTAGATATCCAGAACTTAGCTTACTGGTAAAGGCAATGGACATTAAACATGCCCAAAACCttaaaagatgcacaatttcGGTTCCAAATTCATGAAAATATCGTATTGGAGAGTTATATATTAGCTCCAACAGATTAAATTATCCATTAAGAGTATTTTTAAATCAAAAGGAGTTAATTTTTCATAGAAAATTGAAGATGAATCCGGAAGGGGTTACTTTTGTTTTAACCTCTTATTCTTCAGCAGATCCTGTTTTCTTACAAACCCTTTCTAGAGAAATCATTTAATGATAAAACTCAATAAGGTGCCCTTAGAGAAGCTTTAGATACAAACTTACGCTAGAAAGTCGAAACGGACAAAACTTAGGCTTTCCCTTACGACCATATTTCAGTAGCTGAGCACCCTTCTTCAAAGCAATTATTGCCTGCACATATTTCGGAGATCACTGAGAACCATGAGAAAGGTACCGGCAGCACATAACTAAGTACGCTGTAAACTTATGACAACAGgaaccaaaaaagaaagcaTCTTTTAAACTGCGGTACTAAGATtctcagaagaaaaaaaaaatcactacaaAGAACTCGACTCATTCATCTTAAATCACAATGTTAAAACACAGCAGCCTTATTCAAACCCGAAACAGCTTTCTAACATACTATCTTCTTCATTAACTGCTTCTCGTCCCGAGACTACCAACTCCTAAGTTCATTGTTTTAAGGTATTCGTCTGCTAAATTACTACCTATACTGCTACCTATTCTAAGGTATATGTCGACCTGAAATCTGAGTATACATTTCCAAGGACCAAATACACGGACAATGTGA from Argentina anserina chromosome 2, drPotAnse1.1, whole genome shotgun sequence carries:
- the LOC126783720 gene encoding PH, RCC1 and FYVE domains-containing protein 1-like, whose amino-acid sequence is MADLVSYGNANRDIDQAIIALKKGAQLLKYGRKGKPKFCPFRLSSDESSLIWVSSSGERNLKLASVSRIIPGQRTAVFQRYLRPEKDYLSFSLIYNNGKRSLDLICKDKVEAEVWIAGVKSLISSGRGGRSKIDGWSDGGLYLDDSKDLTSNSPSDSSISGTRDIGSPEISVNFKSHTSPNSLLPDNSPVSERSHVASDQTNMQVKGSSSDAFRVSVSSAPSTSSHGSAPDDCDALGDVYIWGEVICDSVVKIGADKNVSYSSPRADVLVPRPLECNVVLDVHHIACGVKHAALVTRQGEVFTWGEESGGRLGHGVGKDVAQPCLVESLAATSVDFAACGEFHSCAVTMAGELYTWGDGTHNAGLLGHGSDVSHWIPRRISGPLEGLQVASVSCGPWHTALVTSNGKLFTFGDGTFGVLGHGDRENVSCPREVDSLSGLRTIAVACGVWHTAAVVEVIATQSSASISSGKLFTWGDGDKNRLGHGDKEARLKPTCVPALIDYNFHKIACGHSLTVGLTTSGHVFTMGSTVYGQLGNPNSDGKLPCLVDDKLSGECIEEIACGAYHVAVLTSRNEVYTWGKGANGRLGHGDIEDRKTPTMVEGLKDRHVKYIGCGSHYTAAICLHKWVSGAEQSQCSACRQAFGFTRKRHNCYNCGLVHCHSCSSRKATRAALSPNPGKPYRVCDSCYVKLNKVLEPGSNNRKNVVPRLSGENKDRLDKADIRLYKSAVPSNVDLIKQLDSKAAKQGKKAETFSLVRSSQTPSLLQLKDVVMSAAVDLRRTVPKPVLTTPSGVSSRSVSPFSRRPSPPRFATPVPTTSGLSFSKSIADSLKKTNELLNQEVLKLRSQVDSLRQRCELQEVELQNSTKKAQEAMAVAAEEAAKSKAAKEVIKSLTAQLKDLAERLPPGVYDTESIKQAYPSNGLEPNGIHNPDGDNHSRSSSMSNSYLISSMGIDSNTVNGSQGHTHSPRDSVGTNETNPQHNRELVTSNGMVNAVDRLSNGGGSFQSVSNLSVTVDGKDSGPSQDGENGTRSRNPALAVSGNAVEAEWIEQYEPGVYITLVALRDGTRDLKRVRFSRRRFGEHQAEIWWSENREKVYEKYNVRGSDKSSVNGSAARRSDGALSPASQQP